A single genomic interval of Mycobacterium sp. DL592 harbors:
- a CDS encoding FAD-dependent oxidoreductase yields the protein MADIAVVGAGIAGLATAVALQRQGHSVTVIEERTDTSSGAGISIWPNALAALDVLGLGDQVRGAGGRVPAGAIRWKDGSWLRRPAGERIVTALGEPLVVLQRVALRDVLSGVLAPQTVVAGTAVRGLTVSAGRVRLDLSDSSELEVDAVVGADGTGSVVAGYLNGPLAHRYAGYTAWRGVAAMAIPAELAGETMGSGTEVGHVPMGADRTYWFVTERVAEGAAAAQGELAYLRSKLASWADPIPRMLAATDPAEVLRNDLYDRSPARCWTSGPVALVGDAAHPMRPHLGQGGCQALEDAAVLGAFTGLLPDLPSAFASYAAFRRRRVAALVRESRTIGRIMNLRPAALSGALSRATVLLPELLVTRHLASIAGRSAFVLPTRNDAQSV from the coding sequence ATGGCCGACATCGCCGTCGTCGGGGCGGGTATCGCCGGACTGGCCACCGCCGTCGCGCTACAGCGGCAGGGTCATTCCGTCACAGTGATCGAAGAACGGACCGATACCAGTTCCGGAGCCGGCATCAGCATCTGGCCGAACGCCTTGGCCGCGCTGGACGTGCTGGGGCTCGGCGATCAGGTTCGCGGCGCGGGCGGCCGGGTCCCCGCCGGCGCCATCCGGTGGAAGGACGGCAGCTGGCTGCGCCGGCCGGCCGGTGAGCGCATCGTCACCGCGCTCGGCGAGCCCCTCGTGGTCCTGCAGCGGGTGGCATTGCGCGACGTTCTGTCCGGCGTCCTGGCGCCGCAGACCGTCGTCGCGGGGACCGCGGTGCGCGGGCTGACGGTGTCTGCGGGACGGGTCCGTCTGGACCTCTCGGATTCCTCAGAACTGGAGGTGGACGCCGTCGTCGGCGCGGACGGGACCGGTTCGGTGGTCGCCGGCTATCTCAACGGACCCTTGGCGCACCGCTATGCCGGCTACACCGCGTGGCGTGGCGTCGCCGCGATGGCGATCCCCGCGGAATTGGCCGGCGAGACGATGGGATCCGGCACCGAGGTCGGCCACGTCCCGATGGGTGCGGATCGCACCTATTGGTTCGTCACCGAACGGGTGGCCGAGGGTGCCGCGGCCGCGCAGGGCGAACTGGCGTACCTGCGCTCGAAGCTGGCGTCCTGGGCTGACCCGATTCCCCGGATGCTGGCTGCGACCGACCCGGCGGAGGTGCTGCGCAACGACCTCTACGACCGCAGCCCCGCCCGGTGCTGGACGTCCGGCCCCGTCGCGCTCGTCGGCGACGCCGCCCACCCGATGCGCCCGCACCTCGGACAAGGTGGCTGTCAGGCTCTCGAGGACGCCGCAGTACTCGGTGCCTTCACCGGCCTGCTGCCGGATCTTCCGAGCGCGTTCGCGTCCTACGCGGCGTTTCGGCGTCGACGGGTGGCCGCCCTGGTGCGCGAGTCACGCACGATCGGCCGCATCATGAATCTGCGGCCCGCGGCGCTGAGCGGCGCACTCAGCCGTGCCACAGTGCTGCTGCCGGAGCTCCTGGTGACCCGCCATCTCGCTTCCATCGCCGGGCGGTCGGCGTTTGTGCTGCCCACACGCAACGACGCCCAGTCGGTGTGA